The Anabrus simplex isolate iqAnaSimp1 chromosome 1, ASM4041472v1, whole genome shotgun sequence genome window below encodes:
- the LOC137498919 gene encoding protein charybde-like produces MMKKSQMEHFLEDSPNHESRFHEVFSKISDIWHKQNSVSSQKMSSEVIESILPERFSLPISGCGYSGPDDGEDCGACQALARRLESELRAAKSAQLACGEVLLPADLLPRIARDVLRMAENEPCRLRGCTLFINFENDQMCRRIGTIKCDPSTVSTFELYLTLKQDSSSWHSLLPQFLKNLTRGGTIKISQGFVLEKKKLYRSYLE; encoded by the coding sequence ATGATGAAGAAGAGTCAAATGGAACATTTCTTAGAAGATTCTCCAAACCATGAATCTAGATTCCACGAAGTCTTTTCTAAAATTTCGGATATCTGGCACAAACAGAATTCTGTTTCAAGCCAGAAAATGTCGTCTGAAGTCATCGAGTCTATTCTACCAGAGCGATTTAGTCTTCCTATTAGTGGATGTGGCTATAGCGGGCCCGATGATGGCGAGGACTGCGGTGCATGTCAAGCACTAGCCCGGCGACTGGAAAGCGAGCTTCGCGCTGCCAAATCTGCCCAGCTAGCTTGCGGTGAAGTGCTGTTACCTGCCGACCTACTACCTCGTATAGCTCGAGATGTTCTACGAATGGCTGAAAATGAGCCCTGCAGATTAAGGGGCTGTACACTATTCATCAACTTTGAAAATGACCAGATGTGCAGGAGGATAGGGACAATCAAGTGTGATCCTAGCACTGTATCGACTTTTGAATTGTACCTAACCCTAAAGCAAGACAGCAGTTCCTGGCATTCACTGCTGCCACAGTTCCTTAAAAACCTGACGCGTGGTGGAACCATCAAGATCAGCCAGGGGTTTGTGTTAGAGAAGAAAAAACTGTACAGATCGTACCTAGAATAA